A genome region from Anastrepha obliqua isolate idAnaObli1 chromosome 4, idAnaObli1_1.0, whole genome shotgun sequence includes the following:
- the LOC129245760 gene encoding uncharacterized protein LOC129245760 translates to MISRRKIISRSLDNLDMIPNVEEEEDVWYNKEKLFRDHINEVLSKWEQIDDEIWAKVIVFEKNRRVAKAYARSSVITINGGKNGFDGVRIGLSGFDNPMRDADTKVAKKSVGEGFKIKMDDIGNILVKRYGKSNVFVHNTSMANEETVIGADILQMPNMALTAGTSAKLFDMRKYTTNINREFSRSYPESRRLERQCLSAISLVKSNNNLINNPLWILVINIVAIDMLKNRLQTLPKSVDAMGMRVPTAGSEDPYSTIESQVGLIYPTPAASDDSNNSNNSNNSSQSSKGRRSVFNAGFLDESPYVPKPDYEAYNQSVPILSPTQKSKSEQRKKQDDPYYCGLLARIPNFIKSSKKSPNKKEAKISRKISASQQQIIEPQPTQPLPIATFHQYPAHQPPYYPYKLLHARQHRLSQSQLSLWDARSLISAHE, encoded by the exons ATGATTTCGCGTCGGAAAATTATTTCGCGTTCCCTCGACAATCTGGACATGATACCAAATGTCGAAGAGGAAGAGGATGTTTGGTATAACAAGGAGAAACTCTTTAGG GATCACATCAACGAAGTGCTCAGCAAATGGGAACAAATCGATGATGAAATTTGGGCAAAAGTTATCGTATTCGAGAAGAATCGAAGAGTGGCCAAAGCATATGCCAGATCATCGGTGATTACCATAAATGGCGGGAAGAATGGTTTCGATGGCGTGAG AATCGGTCTCAGCGGTTTCGATAATCCGATGCGCGATGCCGATACAAAAGTTGCGAAAAAATCTGTCGGTGAaggtttcaaaattaaaatggaCGATATTGGTAATATACTCGTGAAACGTTACGGGAAGAGTAATGTCTTTGTGCACAACACTTCGATGGCCAACGAAGAGACAGTCATTGGTGCGGATATACTACAAATGCCGAATATGGCGCTGACGGCAGGCACATCAGCTAAG CTCTTCGACATGCGAAAATATACGACCAATATAAATCGTGAATTCTCACGCTCTTATCCGGAGAGTAGACGTCTGGAACGGCAATGCTTGTCGGCCATTTCATTAGTCAAATCCAATAATAATCTAATCAATAACCCGCTTTGGATACTGGTCATAAATATAGTCGCTATTGATATGCTGAAGAATCGCTTGCAGACACTACCCAAATCGGTGGATGCGATGGGTATGCGTGTGCCAACAGCGGGCAGCGAGGATCCATACTCAACCATTGAGAGTCAGGTTGGTCTTATTTATCCCACACCTGCTGCTTCTGATGATTCGAACAATTCAAATAACTCGAATAATTCGAGTCAGTCGAGCAAAGGACGTCGCAGTGTATTCAATGCAGGATTTCTCGATGAAAGCCCATATGTGCCAAAG CCTGATTATGAAGCCTATAATCAATCAGTGCCAATACTCTCACCAACACAGAAGAGTAAATCTGAGCAACGTAAGAAACAAGATGATCCCTACTATTGTGGCCTACTTGCACGCATACCGAATTTCATTAAGTCTTCGAAGAAGTCACCGAATAAGAAAGAAGCGAAAATTTCGCGTAAAATTTCTGCTTCACAACAACAAATTATAGAACCGCAACCTACACAACCGCTGCCCATTGCCACATTCCATCAGTATCCGGCACACCAGCCACCCTACTACCCATATAAATTACTTCATGCGCGACAACATCGACTCTCCCAATCGCAATTATCACTGTGGGATGCGCGCAGCCTGATTAGCGCGCATGAATAG
- the LOC129244033 gene encoding protein aubergine-like: MDKLTNAGRSRGRGRASNPQQPRGDARSRRTGQPGLQAEASGGPGPSRNLPQAPPTSAWGQPLPGVARGSTIAPKPSCSTAPVQQRAAAPVMQGRATAHRGAPIGDAPVVKEDSRGAVRGKRVLHEVVTSRPSTCITKTGCSGKKVVIQTNYFRVLKKPQWSIHQYRVDFAPDVDMIRLRRAYLAQHKETFGGYIFDGAMLFCTKYLEKPQMELLTKNREGETIQIKIKHVGQLEVTDSQQLQVLNLILRRAMAGLNLELVGRSFFDPKAKHCLNSFYLELWPGYQTSIRQHEQDILLCAEIAHKVMRTDTLYKILQDCVGKPDFHDAFKREVVGTIVLTDYNNKTYRINDVDFQQSPKSKFATKDGEISYIDYYKKRYNITISDANQPLLMSRPTERDIRGGIDDFIMLIPELSRATGLTNAMRNNFSLMRAMSEFTRLAPERRIERLRVFNRRLNQAPESVQVLQSWSMRLDTNLVEVPGRIIPANRIVFGNNKRYDCNEFADWTREFRNNSMYKHVDIKRWYVITPSRNLREAQNFVQMCIRAANGMRMGIAEPIYQQISDDRSGSYSQAINTVSTGDPQIVMVVLVSANEEKYGCVKKKCCVDRPMPSQVVTLRTIAPRGDKAAGLMSIATKVVIQMNAKLMGAPWLTEIPVSGLMTVGFDVCHSPREKTKSYGALVATMDLKSKPIYFSSVSEHVKGQELSNEIALRMGYALKAYQQEHGMLPKKILFYRDGVGDGQLHQVFNTEVKFLIERLNKMYSDYEKKPTICPLAFIVVSKRINTRYFINGRNPPPGSVVDDVITLPERYDFFLVSQSVRQGTVSPTSYNVIYDTMGFDADKLQMLTYKMTHLYYNWSGTCRVPAVCQYAHKLAFLVAESIHRLPSNALEKQLYFL, encoded by the coding sequence atggaTAAATTAACAAATGCTGGACGCTCAAGAGGTCGTGGTCGAGCCTCTAATCCTCAACAGCCTCGTGGCGATGCACGGAGCCGCCGAACTGGTCAACCTGGACTGCAAGCGGAAGCTAGTGGTGGTCCAGGTCCTTCAAGAAATTTGCCACAAGCGCCTCCAACGTCTGCTTGGGGACAACCCTTACCAGGTGTAGCGCGTGGTTCAACTATTGCACCAAAACCAAGCTGTAGTACTGCTCCCGTTCAGCAACGTGCGGCTGCACCAGTTATGCAAGGCCGAGCAACTGCTCACAGAGGAGCTCCAATAGGTGATGCACCAGTTGTTAAGGAAGATTCCCGTGGAGCAGTGCGTGGGAAGCGTGTGTTACATGAGGTAGTAACTTCGCGCCCAAGCACCTGTATTACCAAGACAGGCTGTAGTGGAAAGAAAGTTGTGATCCAGACTAACTATTTTCGAGTTTTAAAAAAACCGCAGTGGTCCATTCACCAATACCGGGTGGACTTCGCTCCTGACGTCGACATGATACGCTTAAGACGTGCCTATTTAGCTCAACATAAGGAAACATTCGGTGGATACATATTCGATGGCGCTATGTTGTTTTGTACAAAGTACTTAGAAAAGCCACAAATGGAGCTTTTAACTAAAAATCGTGAGGGTGAAACtatccaaataaaaattaaacacgtTGGGCAATTGGAAGTGACTGATTCACAGCAGCTACAAGTGCTAAATCTTATTTTACGTCGTGCTATGGCAGGGCTGAATTTAGAACTTGTTGGGCGTAGTTTCTTTGATCCGAAGGCAAAGCATTGTCTAAACAGTTTCTACCTCGAATTATGGCCTGGATATCAAACTTCAATACGCCAACATGAGCAAGACATTCTTTTATGTGCTGAAATTGCTCATAAAGTAATGCGCACTGATACGTTATATAAAATTCTACAAGATTGCGTCGGTAAACCAGACTTCCATGATGCTTTTAAAAGAGAAGTCGTTGGAACAATAGTCCTTACcgactataataataaaacatatcGGATAAATGACGTGGATTTCCAACAATCGCCCAAGTCGAAATTTGCAACCAAAGACGGAGAAATTTCGTATATTGACTATTATAAAAAACGTTACAATATTACAATATCCGATGCAAACCAACCACTCTTGATGTCTCGCCCAACTGAACGTGATATACGTGGTGGCATAGACGACTTCATTATGTTAATTCCTGAGCTATCACGCGCAACTGGACTTACTAACGCTATGAGAAATAACTTCAGCTTGATGAGGGCAATGAGTGAATTCACTCGTTTGGCCCCTGAAAGACGTATTGAACGATTGCGAGTATTTAATAGGCGTTTGAATCAGGCACCTGAAAGCGTTCAGGTCTTACAGTCTTGGAGTATGCGATTAGATACAAATCTCGTTGAAGTACCTGGTCGTATTATACCAGCTAACAGAATTGTTTTTGGAAACAATAAACGTTACGATTGCAATGAATTTGCAGATTGGACGCGAGAATTTCGCAATAATTCAATGTACAAACACGTTGACATTAAGAGGTGGTACGTGATTACGCCATCACGGAATTTACGTGAAGCTCAAAATTTCGTACAAATGTGCATAAGAGCAGCTAATGGAATGCGTATGGGCATTGCAGAGCCTATATATCAACAAATTAGTGACGATCGTAGTGGATCTTATTCACAAGCAATCAATACCGTTTCTACTGGAGATCCTCAAATCGTGATGGTAGTTCTGGTATctgcaaatgaagaaaaatatggtTGCGTCAAAAAGAAGTGTTGCGTTGACCGTCCAATGCCATCTCAAGTAGTGACACTACGTACTATTGCCCCTCGCGGAGACAAAGCCGCTGGTTTGATGTCTATAGCTACCAAAGTTGTTATACAAATGAATGCAAAACTCATGGGAGCACCTTGGTTAACCGAAATTCCAGTAAGTGGTCTAATGACTGTTGGTTTCGATGTTTGTCATTCTCCCAGAGAGAAAACTAAATCTTATGGCGCATTAGTAGCCACAATGGATCTGAAGTCGAAGCCCATTTACTTCTCTTCAGTTTCAGAGCATGTGAAAGGCCAGGAGCTATCAAACGAAATTGCATTGCGCATGGGCTATGCTTTGAAAGCATATCAACAAGAGCATGGTATGTTACCAAAGAAAATCCTCTTCTATCGCGACGGAGTCGGTGATGGGCAATTGCATCAAGTTTTCAACACCgaagtgaaatttttgatagaaaggTTAAACAAAATGTATTCTGACTATGAGAAGAAACCTACGATTTGCCCCTTGGCGTTTATAGTAGTATCGAAGCGTATTAATACTCGTTACTTCATTAATGGCAGGAATCCACCTCCAGGTTCCGTGGTTGATGATGTGATCACTCTACCGGAACGTTATGACTTCTTTTTAGTTTCCCAATCAGTGCGTCAGGGAACTGTTTCGCCTACTAGTTACAATGTTATTTACGACACCATGGGTTTCGATGCCGACAAATTACAAATGTTAACATACAAAATGACCCATCTGTATTATAATTGGAGTGGCACTTGCCGTGTACCTGCCGTGTGCCAATATGCGCACAAACTTGCATTCCTTGTCGCTGAGAGCATTCATCGTTTGCCAAGCAACGCTTTAGAAAAGCAACTTTATTTCCTTTAA